One window of Carassius auratus strain Wakin chromosome 17, ASM336829v1, whole genome shotgun sequence genomic DNA carries:
- the LOC113117685 gene encoding prosaposin-like, translating to MLRNIFLVSLLIYAVCAAHLEIREVESAEDQDEEISADGMQKQQAFIICGICKGIMKAVKKKLPANATAEEIKTKLENLCNNLIWGSGRCKTLVEKYLHSIIDELMTNDGPNTICKKINVCMSKSPIKEFNFVLDQAHDNF from the exons ATGCTCCGTAACATCTTTCTTGTCAGCTTGCTCATATATGCAG TCTGTGCAGCTCATTTGGAGATCCGTGAGGTGGAATCTGCTGAGGACCAAGATGAAGAGATCTCT GCTGACGGCATGCAGAAACAGCAGGCATTTATAATATGCGGAATATGCAAAGGCATCATGAAGGCAGTGAAAAAGAAACTCCCCGCTAATGCAACAGCG GAGGAAATTAAAACAAAGCTGGAAAACCTCTGTAATAACTTAATATGGGGGAGTGGCCGGTGCAAGACACTTGTTGAGAAGTATCTGCATTCTATAATTGATGAGCTGATGACGAACGACGGGCCAAATACcatctgtaaaaaaattaatgtctGCAT GTCAAAATCACCCATAAAGGAGTTCAATTTTGTACTTGATCAGGCTCATGACAATTTCTGA